A single region of the Mycobacterium lentiflavum genome encodes:
- a CDS encoding glycosyltransferase family 4 protein — protein MSHLRSVLLLCWRDTGHPQGGGSEAYLQRIGAQLAASGVSVTLRTARYPGAPRRELVDGVRITRAGGRYSVYVWALLAMAAARVGLGPLRRVRPDVVVDSQNGLPFCARLVYGRRVVLLVHHCHREQWPVAGPVFGRLGWWVESWLSPRLHRRNQYLTVSLPSARDLVALGADHERIAVVRNGLDQAPARSLDGPRSAVPRVVVLSRLVPHKQIEDALETVAELRRRVAGLPALHLDIVGDGWWRQRLVDHVRSLGISDAVTFHGHVDDVTKHHVLQGAWVHVLPSRKEGWGLAVVEAAQHRVPTIGYRCAGGLSDSIVDGVTGILVDDRAELVDRLEELLCDPVLRDQLGVKAQTRSGEFSWTQSADAMRAVLEAVQAGQFVSGVV, from the coding sequence ATGTCTCACCTGCGATCCGTCCTGCTGCTGTGCTGGCGCGACACCGGCCACCCGCAGGGCGGCGGCAGCGAAGCCTACCTACAGCGCATCGGCGCCCAACTGGCCGCGTCGGGTGTCTCGGTCACCCTGCGCACCGCTCGCTATCCGGGTGCACCGCGCCGCGAGCTCGTCGACGGTGTGCGCATCACCCGGGCGGGTGGGCGCTACTCGGTCTATGTGTGGGCACTGCTGGCGATGGCAGCGGCCCGGGTGGGCCTCGGACCGCTGCGGCGAGTGCGCCCCGACGTGGTCGTCGATTCGCAGAACGGTTTGCCGTTTTGCGCCCGGCTGGTCTATGGGCGCCGCGTGGTGCTGTTGGTCCATCACTGCCACCGGGAGCAGTGGCCGGTGGCCGGGCCGGTGTTCGGCCGGCTGGGCTGGTGGGTCGAGTCGTGGCTGTCGCCGCGACTGCACCGGCGCAATCAGTACCTGACGGTGTCGCTGCCGTCGGCGCGTGACCTGGTCGCCCTGGGCGCGGACCACGAGCGGATCGCGGTGGTGCGCAACGGCCTCGACCAGGCGCCGGCGCGGTCGTTGGACGGCCCGCGTTCGGCCGTGCCGCGGGTCGTGGTGCTCTCGCGGCTGGTGCCGCACAAGCAGATCGAGGACGCCCTAGAGACGGTCGCCGAACTGCGGCGGCGTGTTGCGGGGCTGCCGGCGCTGCATCTGGACATCGTCGGCGACGGTTGGTGGCGCCAGCGCCTCGTCGACCATGTCCGCAGTCTCGGCATCAGCGACGCGGTGACCTTCCACGGCCACGTCGACGACGTAACCAAACACCATGTGCTGCAAGGGGCGTGGGTGCATGTGCTGCCCTCCCGCAAGGAGGGCTGGGGCCTGGCGGTCGTGGAGGCCGCACAGCACCGGGTGCCGACGATCGGCTACCGCTGCGCGGGCGGCCTGTCGGACTCGATCGTCGACGGTGTGACCGGGATCTTGGTGGATGACCGCGCCGAGCTGGTGGATCGTCTGGAAGAGCTGCTGTGCGATCCGGTGCTGCGCGATCAGCTCGGGGTCAAGGCGCAGACGCGCAGCGGTGAGTTCTCCTGGACGCAAAGCGCCGACGCGATGCGCGCCGTGCTTGAAGCCGTCCAGGCCGGGCAGTTCGTCAGCGGCGTGGTCTAA
- a CDS encoding YbjN domain-containing protein has translation MKIEPLSTELIERYLRSHQLRFFRSDDGTEFMMVLSHYQRGKLHVNLRINGVRPDILEISVSPAGYYQASERPRLMELVNDWNRDNHWPKAFVRETAQPSHFSVVGESAYLLTDGIHLAGLGHFIRSTVEYGIDLIEKIEQAASLPSADALEEWMDRTG, from the coding sequence ATGAAAATCGAGCCGTTGAGCACGGAGCTGATCGAACGCTATCTGCGATCGCACCAGTTGCGATTTTTCCGCAGCGACGACGGCACGGAATTCATGATGGTGCTGTCCCACTATCAGCGGGGCAAGCTGCACGTGAACCTGCGGATCAACGGCGTGCGGCCCGACATCCTGGAGATCTCGGTCAGCCCCGCGGGGTACTACCAAGCCAGCGAGCGCCCGCGCCTGATGGAACTGGTCAACGACTGGAACCGCGACAACCATTGGCCCAAGGCGTTTGTCCGCGAGACCGCGCAGCCGAGCCATTTCAGTGTGGTCGGTGAGAGTGCGTACCTGCTGACCGACGGCATCCACTTGGCGGGGCTGGGCCACTTCATCAGGTCCACCGTCGAGTACGGCATCGACCTGATCGAGAAGATCGAGCAGGCCGCCAGCCTGCCGTCCGCGGACGCACTGGAAGAGTGGATGGACCGCACCGGCTAG
- a CDS encoding R2-like ligand-binding oxidase has product MNRTRVASMSQGGLNWDSLPLKLFAGGNAKFWDPAAIDFSRDREDWERLTDDERSYATLLCAEFIAGEESVTQDIQPFMAAMRAEGRLGDEMYLTQFAFEEAKHVQVFRMWLDAVGVTDDLNNLLDDVPTYRTIFYDKLPECLSTLAGDSSPAAQVRASVTYNHMVEGMLALTGYYLWHKICVERDILPGMQELIHRIGDDERRHMAWGTFTCRRHVAADDANWGVFEARMNELMPLGLRLIEEGFALYDPMPFGLSADDSMQYASDKGMRRFGTISSARGRPLGEIDLDYSPLQLEDTFAEEDERALAAV; this is encoded by the coding sequence ATGAATCGAACCCGAGTTGCGTCAATGTCCCAGGGCGGTCTCAACTGGGATAGCTTGCCGCTCAAGCTCTTTGCGGGCGGCAATGCAAAATTCTGGGATCCGGCGGCCATCGACTTCTCCCGCGATCGCGAGGACTGGGAACGCCTGACCGACGACGAACGCAGCTACGCGACCCTGCTGTGCGCCGAGTTCATCGCCGGCGAGGAATCGGTGACCCAGGACATCCAGCCGTTCATGGCCGCGATGCGGGCCGAGGGCCGGCTCGGCGACGAGATGTATCTGACGCAGTTCGCCTTCGAGGAGGCCAAGCACGTTCAGGTGTTCCGGATGTGGCTCGACGCCGTCGGCGTCACCGACGACCTGAACAACCTTCTCGACGACGTCCCGACCTACCGCACGATCTTCTACGACAAACTCCCCGAGTGCTTGAGCACGTTGGCAGGCGATTCGTCACCGGCCGCCCAGGTGCGGGCGTCGGTCACCTACAACCACATGGTCGAGGGCATGCTGGCGCTGACCGGTTACTACCTCTGGCACAAGATCTGCGTGGAACGCGACATTCTTCCGGGCATGCAGGAGCTGATTCACCGGATCGGCGACGACGAGCGACGCCACATGGCCTGGGGCACCTTCACCTGCCGGCGCCACGTCGCCGCCGACGATGCCAACTGGGGCGTGTTCGAGGCGCGAATGAACGAGCTGATGCCGCTCGGACTGCGGCTGATCGAGGAGGGCTTCGCCCTCTACGACCCGATGCCGTTCGGCCTGTCGGCGGACGATTCCATGCAGTACGCCTCCGACAAGGGGATGCGCCGATTCGGCACCATCTCCAGCGCCCGCGGGCGCCCGCTCGGCGAGATCGACCTCGACTACTCGCCGCTGCAGCTCGAGGACACCTTCGCCGAGGAGGACGAGCGCGCCCTGGCCGCGGTCTAG
- a CDS encoding AMP-binding protein codes for MSEPTPPIGSQISALAELAPDEPAVTCDGVTLTRAELDRSTNRLARAYAERGVGVGDYVTILLPNSVEFVQAAAACWKLGAVPQPLSPRLPTAELQGLLDLRPRALLVGAEHPEIPSVARGFIPDAALSDAPLPEAVSPTWKAMGSGGSTGRPKLIEAGVDSRLSPLAAYAMGAQDCDTTYVPVPLSHNTGITVAALALIMGHHLVLTDRFDPHEFLRVIADHRVTFMVTVPTIMQRVLPVYQADPGAYDLSSIRRFWHLAAPCPPAVKQAWIDLLGPEKVWELYGGTELQALTFISGDQWLAHPGSVGVVVSGEMTVLDDDGNPCPPGVEGEIYMRPAPGSAPTYRYIGSTAKTRDGWDSLGDLGYFDADGFLYLSDRRVDMFTVGGRNVYPAEIESALSAHPEVLSCLVVGVPDPNAGDLGQVPYALVHTTDDSTLDAAGVQEFLRANIAGYKVPPTPAFIEFVDTPLRDDAGKARRSAVRAEIMARLPAAEAS; via the coding sequence ATGAGTGAACCGACCCCGCCGATCGGTTCGCAGATTTCGGCGCTGGCCGAACTCGCTCCCGACGAGCCGGCGGTCACCTGCGACGGCGTCACGCTCACCCGCGCCGAACTCGACCGCTCGACGAACCGGTTGGCGCGCGCCTACGCCGAACGCGGCGTCGGTGTCGGCGATTACGTGACGATCTTGCTGCCCAACTCCGTCGAGTTCGTGCAGGCCGCGGCCGCGTGCTGGAAGCTGGGCGCCGTGCCGCAGCCGTTGTCGCCACGACTGCCGACCGCGGAGTTGCAGGGTCTGCTGGACCTGCGGCCGCGCGCCCTGCTGGTGGGCGCCGAGCACCCTGAAATACCAAGCGTGGCAAGGGGTTTCATCCCCGATGCGGCGTTATCGGATGCGCCGCTACCGGAGGCGGTGTCACCGACGTGGAAGGCGATGGGCTCCGGCGGCAGCACCGGGCGGCCCAAGCTGATCGAAGCCGGCGTCGACAGCCGCCTCTCACCGCTGGCGGCCTATGCGATGGGCGCACAAGATTGCGACACCACCTATGTTCCGGTGCCGCTATCCCACAACACCGGAATCACCGTGGCGGCACTCGCGCTGATCATGGGCCACCATCTGGTGCTGACGGACCGCTTCGACCCGCACGAATTCCTGCGCGTCATCGCCGATCATCGCGTCACCTTCATGGTGACCGTGCCGACGATCATGCAGCGGGTGCTGCCGGTGTACCAGGCCGACCCGGGCGCCTACGACCTGTCGTCGATCCGGCGGTTCTGGCATCTGGCGGCGCCGTGCCCGCCGGCCGTCAAGCAAGCCTGGATCGACCTGCTCGGACCCGAGAAAGTCTGGGAGTTGTACGGCGGCACCGAGTTACAGGCGCTGACGTTCATCTCCGGCGACCAGTGGCTGGCCCACCCGGGCTCGGTCGGCGTCGTCGTCAGCGGCGAGATGACGGTGCTCGACGACGACGGCAACCCCTGCCCGCCCGGCGTCGAGGGGGAGATCTACATGCGGCCGGCCCCGGGCAGCGCGCCGACCTACCGGTATATCGGGTCGACGGCGAAAACCCGCGACGGCTGGGACTCGCTGGGCGATCTCGGCTACTTCGACGCCGACGGTTTCCTGTATCTGTCGGACCGGCGGGTCGACATGTTCACCGTGGGCGGCCGCAACGTCTATCCCGCGGAGATCGAGAGCGCGCTGTCGGCACACCCGGAAGTGTTGTCCTGCTTGGTCGTTGGCGTCCCCGACCCGAACGCGGGCGATCTGGGCCAGGTGCCCTACGCGCTGGTGCATACGACCGATGACTCGACGCTGGATGCCGCCGGAGTGCAGGAGTTCCTGCGTGCCAACATCGCGGGTTACAAGGTGCCGCCCACCCCCGCCTTCATAGAATTCGTCGACACCCCGCTGCGCGACGACGCCGGCAAGGCCCGACGCTCGGCGGTGCGGGCCGAGATCATGGCGCGGTTGCCGGCCGCCGAAGCGAGCTGA
- a CDS encoding DUF3068 domain-containing protein has protein sequence MNRAVMLRFAACGIIGLGAALLIAALLLSTYTTSRITKIPLNIDTTLVSDGTGTALDSASLSSDHVVVNQNVPLVSQQQISVESPANADVVTLQVGTSVRRTDKQKDTGLLLAIVDTVTLNRKTAMAVSDDTHTGGAVQKPRTFNDENPPTSIPVRHDGLSYRFPFHTEKKTYPYFDPVAQKTYDVNYDTQEDVNGLTTYKFTQNIGYSADGKLVAPVKYPSLYAGDEDGKVTTSAAMWGIQGGDPAEQITMTRYYAAQRTFWVDPVSGTIVKQTEHANHFFARDPLKPELTLADYKVTSNEDTVESQVNAARDERDRLALWSRVLPITFTAVGLIALIGGGLFASFSLRTESALTDPGLDRGDEEFFGRSGLEERVPGAEAETEKLPAQHSEADDDPPGSDPPHGTAAEPNPPGPPARD, from the coding sequence GTGAACCGAGCGGTTATGTTGCGGTTCGCCGCATGCGGAATCATCGGACTCGGGGCTGCCCTGCTGATCGCCGCACTGCTGCTGTCGACCTACACCACCAGCCGGATCACCAAGATCCCACTCAACATCGACACCACTCTGGTCAGCGACGGCACCGGAACCGCGCTCGACTCGGCGTCGCTGTCCAGTGATCACGTCGTCGTCAACCAGAACGTGCCCCTGGTTTCCCAGCAGCAGATCAGCGTCGAGTCGCCGGCCAACGCCGATGTGGTCACGCTGCAGGTCGGCACGTCGGTTCGGCGCACCGATAAACAGAAGGACACCGGGCTGCTGCTGGCGATCGTCGACACCGTCACGCTCAACCGCAAGACCGCGATGGCCGTCTCCGACGACACCCACACCGGCGGCGCCGTCCAGAAGCCGCGCACCTTCAACGACGAGAACCCGCCCACCTCGATCCCGGTACGTCACGACGGGTTGTCCTACCGCTTCCCGTTCCACACCGAGAAGAAGACCTACCCCTACTTCGATCCGGTCGCGCAGAAGACCTACGACGTCAATTACGACACCCAAGAGGACGTCAACGGGCTGACCACCTACAAGTTCACCCAGAACATCGGTTACAGCGCCGACGGAAAGCTGGTGGCGCCGGTGAAGTACCCCTCGCTGTACGCCGGCGACGAGGACGGCAAGGTGACCACGTCCGCGGCGATGTGGGGCATCCAAGGCGGCGACCCGGCCGAACAGATCACGATGACCCGTTACTACGCGGCGCAGCGGACCTTCTGGGTGGACCCGGTCTCGGGCACCATCGTCAAGCAGACCGAGCACGCCAACCATTTCTTCGCCCGCGACCCGCTCAAGCCCGAGCTGACGCTGGCCGATTACAAGGTCACCTCCAACGAAGACACGGTGGAATCTCAGGTGAACGCGGCCCGCGACGAGCGTGACCGGCTCGCCCTGTGGTCGCGGGTGCTGCCGATCACGTTCACCGCGGTCGGCCTGATCGCGCTGATCGGCGGTGGGTTGTTCGCGTCGTTCAGCCTGCGGACCGAGAGCGCGCTGACCGACCCGGGCCTGGATCGCGGCGACGAGGAGTTCTTCGGCCGCAGTGGGCTCGAGGAACGGGTGCCCGGCGCCGAAGCCGAGACCGAGAAGCTGCCCGCGCAGCACTCCGAAGCGGATGACGATCCGCCCGGCTCCGATCCGCCGCACGGCACGGCGGCGGAGCCGAATCCGCCCGGCCCGCCCGCCCGGGACTAG
- a CDS encoding class I SAM-dependent methyltransferase, producing MAVTDLFARRATLSRSVRLLSAFRYEQPDPARFYGALATDTAAMVGDLWLAARGEPLAGRVLLDVGGGPGYFAEAFTGAGVHYLGVEPDPSEMHNAGPAVRQATDSFVRASGMALPFADDSVDICLSSNVAEHVPRPWQLGAEMLRVTKPGGLAVLSYTVWLGPFGGHEMGLTHYLGGARAAARYARKHGRRAKNDYGSSLFAVSAAAGLSWAENTGALLTAFPRYHPRWAWWLTSVPLLREFLVSNLVLVLSPRE from the coding sequence GTGGCGGTGACTGACCTCTTTGCGCGACGGGCCACGCTGTCGCGCTCGGTGCGGCTGCTGTCCGCATTCCGCTACGAGCAGCCGGATCCGGCCCGGTTCTACGGCGCCCTGGCCACCGATACCGCGGCGATGGTCGGCGACCTGTGGCTGGCCGCGCGCGGAGAACCGCTGGCCGGCCGCGTGCTCCTCGACGTCGGCGGCGGGCCGGGCTACTTCGCCGAAGCGTTCACCGGCGCCGGTGTGCACTACCTGGGTGTCGAGCCCGATCCGAGCGAGATGCACAACGCCGGGCCCGCGGTGCGGCAAGCGACGGACTCGTTCGTCCGGGCGTCGGGCATGGCGCTGCCGTTCGCCGACGACTCGGTGGACATCTGCCTGTCGTCCAACGTCGCCGAACACGTGCCGCGGCCATGGCAGCTCGGCGCCGAGATGCTGCGGGTGACCAAGCCGGGCGGGCTGGCCGTGCTGTCCTACACCGTCTGGCTGGGCCCTTTCGGTGGGCACGAGATGGGTCTGACGCACTATCTGGGCGGTGCGCGCGCAGCAGCCCGTTATGCGCGCAAACACGGCCGTCGCGCGAAGAACGACTACGGGTCGTCGTTGTTCGCGGTGTCCGCCGCTGCGGGGCTGAGCTGGGCCGAAAATACCGGGGCGCTGCTGACCGCATTCCCGCGCTACCACCCGCGTTGGGCCTGGTGGCTGACGTCGGTGCCGCTACTGCGCGAGTTCCTGGTCAGCAATCTCGTGCTGGTGCTTTCACCCCGAGAATGA
- a CDS encoding acyltransferase family protein: protein MRACAAMGVVVTHVAFQTGHSSGVDGRLFGRFDLAVAVFFTLSGFLLWRGHAAAARDLGPDGFTGPPTGHYLRSRVVRIMPAYLVAVVVILTLLPDADHASLTVWLANLTLTQIYVPLTLTGGLTQMWSLSVEVTFYLALPILALLARRLPVRARVPAIAALGALSWGWGWLPLFSGHAGSGNPLNWPPAFFSWFAAGMLLAEWVHSPIGLPHRLARRRVLMAAIALAAFLVAASPLAGPEGLTPGSAAQFAVKTSMGSIVAFALVAPLVLDRIDTRHRLLGNAGMVTLGRWSYGLFIWHLAALAMVFPVVGTFPFTGNMPTVLVLTLIFGFAIAAVSYALVESPCREALRRWEKREQPAATVIDAEADAIAP from the coding sequence ATGCGCGCCTGCGCGGCCATGGGTGTGGTCGTCACGCATGTGGCGTTCCAGACCGGCCACTCCAGCGGTGTCGACGGTCGGCTGTTCGGCCGCTTCGACCTCGCGGTGGCGGTGTTCTTCACGTTGTCGGGGTTCCTGCTGTGGCGTGGCCACGCCGCGGCGGCCCGGGATTTGGGACCCGACGGTTTCACGGGTCCGCCCACCGGCCACTACCTGCGATCGCGGGTGGTCCGCATCATGCCGGCCTATCTGGTGGCCGTCGTCGTGATCCTGACCCTGCTCCCTGACGCGGACCACGCCAGCCTGACCGTCTGGCTGGCAAACCTGACCCTCACCCAGATCTATGTGCCGCTCACCCTGACCGGTGGGCTGACCCAGATGTGGAGCCTCTCGGTCGAGGTCACCTTTTATCTGGCGCTGCCGATTCTCGCGCTGTTGGCCCGCCGCCTTCCGGTGCGCGCCCGGGTGCCGGCGATCGCCGCGCTGGGAGCGCTCAGCTGGGGGTGGGGCTGGCTTCCTCTTTTCTCGGGGCACGCGGGGTCCGGCAACCCGCTGAACTGGCCGCCGGCCTTCTTCTCCTGGTTCGCCGCGGGCATGCTGCTGGCCGAGTGGGTGCACAGCCCGATCGGGCTGCCGCATCGACTGGCGCGCCGGCGGGTACTGATGGCCGCCATCGCGCTGGCCGCGTTTCTGGTGGCCGCCTCTCCGCTGGCGGGTCCGGAGGGACTGACGCCGGGGAGCGCGGCGCAGTTCGCGGTGAAGACCTCGATGGGCTCGATCGTCGCGTTCGCGTTGGTCGCACCGCTGGTGCTGGACCGGATCGACACCCGGCACCGGCTGCTGGGCAATGCCGGCATGGTCACCCTGGGCCGCTGGTCCTACGGCCTGTTCATCTGGCACCTGGCCGCGCTGGCCATGGTGTTCCCCGTCGTCGGGACGTTCCCGTTCACCGGCAACATGCCGACGGTGCTGGTGCTGACGCTGATCTTCGGTTTCGCGATCGCGGCGGTGAGCTACGCGCTGGTCGAATCGCCGTGCCGGGAAGCGTTGCGCCGCTGGGAGAAACGTGAGCAGCCGGCCGCCACGGTGATAGATGCCGAGGCCGATGCGATCGCGCCCTAG
- a CDS encoding acyl-CoA dehydrogenase family protein, whose translation MLLNPNQLNRKYPDARSGEIMAATVDFFESRGKARLKADDHARVWYSDFLDHVGRERIFASLLTPSEYGAADCRWDTYRISEFAEIVGFYGLNYWYPFQVTALGLGPIWMSDNEDAKRKAAAQLEAGEVFGFGLSEQSHGADVYQTDMILTPGENGWTANGEKYYIGNANVARMVSTFGKISDTDEYVFFVADSQHDRYELIKNVVNSQNYVANYGLRDYPVTEVDILHRGPGAFHAALNTVNVCKYNLGWGAVGMCTHAMYEAVTHASNRYLYGTVVTDFSRVRRLLTDAYTRLIAMKLVATRACDYMRSASADDRRYLLYSPLTKAKITSEGERVITALWDVIAAKGVEKDTIFEAMTREIGLLPRLEGTVHINIGLLAKFMPNYLFAPNNALPLIGRRDEAVDDAFLFNQGPTGGLGKVGFHDWRAPFDSFAHLPNVALLREQIDALADMLASATPDALQQKDIDFAFGVGQLFATVPYAQLILEEAPLSGPENRCDDALIDEIFAVLVRDFNAYAVELADKRATTDAQAGFAMRMIRRPVFDQARYDQVWKEHVLPINGAYQMRP comes from the coding sequence ATGCTGCTCAACCCCAACCAGTTGAACCGTAAATACCCCGACGCTCGATCCGGGGAGATCATGGCCGCCACCGTCGACTTCTTCGAGTCCCGGGGCAAGGCTCGGCTGAAGGCCGACGACCACGCGCGGGTCTGGTATTCAGACTTCCTCGACCACGTCGGACGCGAGCGCATCTTTGCCTCGCTGCTGACGCCGTCGGAGTACGGCGCCGCCGACTGCCGTTGGGATACTTACCGGATCAGTGAGTTCGCCGAGATCGTCGGCTTCTACGGGCTGAACTACTGGTACCCCTTCCAGGTCACGGCCCTCGGACTCGGGCCGATCTGGATGAGCGACAACGAGGACGCCAAGCGCAAGGCCGCGGCCCAGCTGGAAGCCGGCGAGGTGTTCGGCTTCGGCTTGTCGGAGCAGAGCCACGGCGCCGACGTCTACCAGACCGACATGATCCTGACGCCGGGCGAGAACGGCTGGACGGCCAACGGCGAGAAGTACTACATCGGCAACGCCAACGTGGCGCGGATGGTCTCGACCTTCGGCAAGATCTCCGACACAGACGAGTACGTGTTCTTCGTCGCCGACTCCCAGCACGACCGCTACGAGCTGATCAAGAACGTGGTCAACTCGCAGAACTACGTCGCGAACTATGGGCTGCGCGACTATCCGGTCACCGAGGTCGACATCCTGCACCGCGGCCCCGGCGCCTTCCACGCCGCGCTCAACACCGTCAACGTCTGCAAGTACAACCTCGGGTGGGGTGCGGTCGGCATGTGTACCCACGCCATGTACGAGGCGGTCACGCACGCCTCCAACCGCTACCTGTACGGGACCGTCGTCACCGACTTCAGCCGCGTGCGCCGGCTGCTCACCGACGCCTACACGCGACTGATCGCGATGAAGCTGGTCGCCACCCGCGCCTGCGACTACATGCGCAGCGCCTCGGCCGACGACCGCCGCTACCTGCTGTACAGCCCGCTGACCAAGGCGAAGATCACCAGCGAGGGCGAGCGGGTGATCACCGCACTGTGGGACGTGATCGCGGCCAAGGGCGTGGAGAAGGACACCATCTTCGAGGCGATGACCCGCGAGATCGGGCTGCTGCCCAGGCTGGAAGGCACCGTCCACATCAACATCGGGCTGCTGGCCAAGTTCATGCCCAACTACCTGTTCGCGCCGAACAATGCGCTGCCGTTGATCGGGCGCCGCGACGAAGCCGTCGACGACGCGTTTCTGTTCAACCAGGGCCCGACCGGGGGATTGGGCAAGGTCGGATTCCACGATTGGCGCGCGCCGTTCGACAGCTTCGCGCATCTGCCCAACGTCGCGCTGCTGCGCGAGCAGATCGACGCGCTGGCCGACATGCTGGCCAGTGCGACACCAGATGCGTTGCAGCAGAAGGATATTGACTTCGCATTCGGGGTCGGCCAGTTGTTCGCGACGGTGCCCTACGCACAACTGATTCTGGAAGAGGCCCCGTTGTCAGGGCCCGAAAACCGCTGCGACGACGCGCTGATCGACGAGATCTTCGCCGTGCTGGTCCGCGACTTCAACGCCTACGCCGTCGAATTGGCGGACAAGCGCGCCACCACCGATGCGCAGGCCGGGTTCGCGATGCGGATGATTCGTCGGCCGGTGTTCGACCAGGCGCGCTACGACCAGGTCTGGAAGGAACATGTCCTGCCCATCAACGGCGCCTACCAGATGCGGCCCTAG
- a CDS encoding phosphotriesterase-related protein produces the protein MSELNTARGSIDTADLGVTLMHEHVFIMTTEIALNYPDAWGDEEKRVADAIARLNELKSRGVDTIVDLTVIGLGRYIPRIARVAAATELNIVVATGLYTYNDIPFRFHYEGPGGMLGGPEIMTDMFVKDIEEGIADTGVKAGILKCATDEPGITAGVERVLRAVAQAHKRTGVPISTHTHAGLRRGLEQQRIFEEEGVDLSRVIIGHSGDSTDVGYLEELVAAGSYLGMDRFGLDVISPFEERVGIVAQMCERGHADKMVLSHDANCYFDALPEELIPQMAPNWHYLHIHNDVIPALKERGVTEEQLHTMLVDNPRRIFERQGAYE, from the coding sequence GTGTCCGAACTAAATACCGCGCGCGGATCCATCGATACCGCTGATCTCGGCGTGACGCTGATGCACGAGCACGTCTTCATCATGACCACCGAGATCGCGCTGAACTATCCCGACGCCTGGGGCGACGAGGAAAAGCGGGTAGCCGACGCCATCGCCCGGCTCAACGAGCTGAAGTCGCGGGGCGTGGACACCATCGTCGACCTCACCGTGATCGGGCTGGGCCGCTACATCCCGCGCATTGCGCGGGTGGCCGCGGCGACCGAGCTGAATATCGTTGTGGCGACCGGGCTTTACACCTACAACGACATCCCGTTCCGGTTCCACTACGAGGGCCCGGGCGGCATGCTGGGCGGCCCGGAGATCATGACCGACATGTTCGTGAAGGACATCGAGGAGGGCATCGCGGACACCGGCGTCAAGGCCGGAATCCTCAAGTGCGCCACCGACGAACCGGGCATCACCGCCGGCGTGGAACGGGTGTTGCGCGCGGTCGCCCAGGCGCACAAACGCACCGGCGTGCCGATCTCCACGCACACCCACGCCGGGCTGCGGCGCGGGCTCGAGCAGCAGCGCATCTTCGAAGAGGAGGGCGTCGACCTGAGCCGGGTGATCATCGGCCATTCCGGCGACAGCACCGACGTCGGTTACCTCGAAGAGCTCGTCGCCGCGGGGTCCTATCTCGGGATGGACCGGTTCGGCCTCGACGTGATCTCACCGTTCGAAGAACGAGTCGGCATAGTGGCGCAAATGTGCGAGCGCGGGCACGCCGACAAGATGGTGCTGTCGCACGACGCCAACTGCTACTTCGACGCGCTGCCCGAAGAACTCATTCCGCAGATGGCACCGAACTGGCACTACCTGCACATCCACAACGACGTGATCCCCGCCCTGAAAGAGCGCGGCGTCACCGAGGAGCAACTGCACACCATGCTGGTCGACAATCCGCGGCGCATCTTCGAGCGGCAGGGTGCATATGAGTGA
- a CDS encoding TetR/AcrR family transcriptional regulator, whose amino-acid sequence MPTVTWARVDPARRAAIIEAAEAEFGAHGFSGGSLNVIARRAGVAKGSLFQYFADKRDLFAFIADIGSQRVRVCMEDLIRDLNPDRPFFEFLTELLDGWVAYFAEHPHERSLHAAATLEVDTDARVSVRSVIHRHYLEVLRPLVQGAQKRGDLRADADTDALLSLLLLIFPHLALAPYMRGLDPILGLDEPSPEQPALAVRRLVAVLAAAFAAAPHASVHPAPMRSEEVT is encoded by the coding sequence ATGCCAACGGTGACATGGGCGCGGGTCGATCCCGCTCGTCGCGCGGCGATCATCGAGGCCGCCGAGGCCGAATTCGGGGCACACGGGTTTTCCGGCGGCAGCCTGAACGTCATCGCGCGCCGGGCCGGCGTCGCCAAGGGCAGTCTCTTCCAGTATTTCGCGGACAAGCGCGACTTGTTCGCGTTCATCGCCGACATCGGCAGCCAACGGGTTCGGGTCTGCATGGAAGACCTGATCCGTGACCTCAACCCCGACCGGCCGTTTTTCGAGTTCCTCACCGAGCTGCTCGACGGCTGGGTCGCCTACTTCGCCGAACATCCACACGAGCGCTCGCTGCATGCCGCGGCGACCCTGGAGGTCGACACTGACGCCCGCGTCAGCGTGCGCAGCGTCATCCACCGGCACTACCTGGAGGTGCTGCGACCGCTGGTGCAGGGCGCCCAGAAGCGTGGTGATTTACGGGCCGATGCCGACACCGACGCGCTGCTGTCGTTGCTGCTGCTGATCTTTCCGCACCTGGCGCTGGCGCCCTACATGCGCGGCCTGGACCCGATCCTCGGCCTCGACGAGCCCAGCCCCGAGCAGCCTGCGCTGGCGGTGCGCAGGCTCGTCGCGGTGCTGGCCGCCGCCTTCGCGGCAGCGCCGCATGCCTCCGTCCACCCAGCCCCAATGCGATCTGAGGAGGTCACATGA